Sequence from the Nocardia brasiliensis genome:
GCCGGGGTGCAGCAGCCGCGCGTCGACCTCGGCCTCCGGCACCCAGGCCAGTTCGGCGCTTTCCCGGTTGCGGCTGGTCGGCAGGGTCGAACCGGCGTCGGCGATCACCGTCGTATAGGTCCAGCCGCTCTGCGCGGAGGCGGTCACCCGCGCGCCGCGCACGCGCACCTCGGCCGGATCGATGCCCGCTTCCTCCCACGCCTCGCGCACCGCGGCGTGCACCGGGGTCTCGTGGCTGTCCCTGGCACCGCCGGGCAGGGCCCAGGTACCGCCCTGATGGCTCCACGCCGCCCGGTGCTGCATCAACACCGCGGCACCGCCGTCGGTGAGCGGCGCGCGCAGCAGCAGACCCGCGGCACCGAAGCGGCCCCAATGTTTCAATCCGTCGGGGCCCCGCGACCACCCGTCACCGTCACCACGCATCTCGTACCCATCTTCATCCAGCCGTCGCCGGACCTACCGCTGACTGCCAACCAGGGGTATTTCACACGCCACGGCGCCACTACGACCACAATAAACTCCGCACCAGCACACGCGGAGCGATCGATCGGCCGGTCCGACCGTCGAGAAATCCGCGAATACGGCCCAGACTGAGGAGGTGGACATGGCTCGAACCGGGCAGACAGCGACAGCACTACGACCGTCGTCGATCGCCGAGCCGGCCGCTGCGAACAGTCCGGCGGCACTGCGGGTCGCGCTCGTGCGCGAGCAGTTCGATCCCGCCCGGCTCCGGCTGTTCGCCCGCTCCTCCCCCGGCCGTTTGATCGCGATCGGGCTGCTGCTCATCGGGTTGTGCGTGGCCGCGGGCTGGGTGACCGGCGCGACCGTCGGCGACCGGCAGCAGGCGCTCACCGTGCTGCTCAACGACACCGAGCCGGATTCCTACTCCGCGCACCGGCTCTACACCTCGCTGTCCATCGCCGACGCGGCCGCGAGCACCGCGTTCATCGCGGGCGGGCTGGAGCCGCAGGCGGTGCGCGATCGCTACACCCAGGCCATCGGCGAGGCGGCCGCGGAGCTGGTGGCGCAGACCGGACATCCCCGCGGCGCCGGGTCCGCGGTGACCGACACGACCGACACGAACCTGCGGATCGGAATTGCTACCCGATTGCCGGTCTATACCGGGATCGTCGAGACCGCGCGGACCAACAACCGCAGCGGGTATCCGGTCGGCGGCGCGTACTTGAGCGAAGCGTCCAACCAGATGCAGACCGATGTACTGCCGATGGCCGAGGAACTGCAGAACCGGCGTTCGGCGGCGGTGACCGAGGCACAGCGCAATCACGTCCGGCCGCCGTGGACCGCGATCGTGCTGCTGGTCCTCGCGCTGGCGGCGCTGGTGTGGGCGCAGATCGATCTCGCCAAGCGCTGGCGCCGCGTGCTCAATCCCGGCCTGCTGTTCGCCTCGGCCGCGGTGGTCATCCTGCTGGTGTGGACGGTGGTCGCGGGCGCCATCTCGGCCACCTCGATGATCCGGGCCCGTGACGACGGCGCGGTGCCCGCCTCCCGGCTCACCGAGAGCCGAATCCTGGCCCAGCAGGCCCGTTCCGCGGAAACGCTCAAGCTCGCCCGCCGCGACGCCACCGGCGATTACGATCGCACCTTCGACACGAACATCGCCCGCCTGGCCGACCTGCTCGGCGGGTACCCGAGCACCGCGCCCGCCGCCGACGAGGTGCGCAATGCCGTACCGGCACTGTCGCGTTGGCGGGTGGCGCACCAGCGGATGAACGACACCCTGGCGCGTGGCGACTTCAACGGCGCGGCGACGGTGGCGACCGGCCCCAGCGCCTCCGATGCCGCGGTCCAGGTCGAGGCGCTGGACAGCGCGCTGGAGAAGGGCATCGACAAGACGCGTAACACGTTACGGGACAACATATCCCGCGCCGCCTGGGTGCTCGACTTCATGGGCCCCGGCGCGTTGCTGCTCGGCATCCTCGCCGCGGGGTGTGTCGGAATCGGCCTCTGGCCTCGATTACGGGAGTACCGATGAGCCCCGGGCGCGGTCTGCTCGCCGCCACACTGGCCACGGTCGCGTTGCTCGCCGGCTGTAGCGGCCACACCGCCGCACCGCTGCCGACCAACACGACCAAGTACACCGAGCCGCCGTTTCCGGCCAAAGCCATTCCCGTGCTGACGGATTCGCCGTTCTCGTCGGACAAGCCGCCGCAATGCGGCGACCCGACGCTGAGTCTGCGGCCCACCGGCGACCAGGCGGGGGCGCGCGGCCCGAGCATCGACGCGATCCGGGCGCGCGGGCGCCTGCTCGTCGGCTTGGACGCGGGCAGCAACCTTTTCAGCTTCCGCGATCCGATCACCGGCTCCATCGTCGGCTTCGACTCCGATATCGCCCGCGAGGTCGCCCGCGACCTGCTCGGCAGCCCGGATCTGGTCGAGTATCGGATGCTCGGCTCCGCCGACCGGGAAAACGCCCTGCAGAGCCACGATGTGGACATCGTCGCGAAAACCATGACGATCACCTGCGAGCGACGGCAGAAGGTCACCTTCTCCACCGTCTATCTGCACTCCTACCAGCGGGTGCTGGCGCTGAAGAACTCCGGGATCAACGGCATCGGCGATCTGGCGGGCAAGCGGGTGTGCGTGGTGCGCGGCACCACCTCGCTGGACCGCATCCGCGTGCAGCAGCCCGCCGCCACCATTCTCACGGTGCCGAATTGGGCGGACTGTCTGGTCGTGCTGCAGCAGGGCCAGGTCGACGCGGTGACCACCGACGACTCCATCCTCGCCGGGCTGGCCGCACAGGACCCCTACACCCAGGTGGTCGGGGACAAGATCAGCGTGGAGCCCTACGGCATCGGCATCCCCAAGGGGGACGACGATCTGGTGCGTTTCGTGAACGGCACGCTGGAACGTATTCGCAACGACGGCACCTGGGATCGCTTCTACCGGCAGTGGTTGTCGGTCCTCGGCCCGTCGCCCGGTCCGCCCACACCGAGCTACCTGGACTGACCGCGGATGAACGCCTCCGACGACCCCGCCATCGACGCGAACGAGCACACCGCGACACCGCGCGGTTCGACCGCCGCCTCCGATGTGACGGTGCACTCGCACCGCACGCCGGAGCCGAATGCCAAGGCAGGCAAGGCGAATTCGGCCTCG
This genomic interval carries:
- a CDS encoding glutamate ABC transporter substrate-binding protein, whose product is MSPGRGLLAATLATVALLAGCSGHTAAPLPTNTTKYTEPPFPAKAIPVLTDSPFSSDKPPQCGDPTLSLRPTGDQAGARGPSIDAIRARGRLLVGLDAGSNLFSFRDPITGSIVGFDSDIAREVARDLLGSPDLVEYRMLGSADRENALQSHDVDIVAKTMTITCERRQKVTFSTVYLHSYQRVLALKNSGINGIGDLAGKRVCVVRGTTSLDRIRVQQPAATILTVPNWADCLVVLQQGQVDAVTTDDSILAGLAAQDPYTQVVGDKISVEPYGIGIPKGDDDLVRFVNGTLERIRNDGTWDRFYRQWLSVLGPSPGPPTPSYLD
- a CDS encoding NUDIX hydrolase, whose translation is MRGDGDGWSRGPDGLKHWGRFGAAGLLLRAPLTDGGAAVLMQHRAAWSHQGGTWALPGGARDSHETPVHAAVREAWEEAGIDPAEVRVRGARVTASAQSGWTYTTVIADAGSTLPTSRNRESAELAWVPEAEVDARLLHPGFAAAWPGLRAAPARVCLDEHEADGAVAAALPRTVDLAARGFFWLHTDPDGPGGYARISDTATGDAASGTVLSLTRGQVLS